Proteins encoded by one window of Streptomyces sp. NBC_01477:
- a CDS encoding metallopeptidase TldD-related protein, with product MSTTTKPHELVERALELSAADGCVVIADEESSANLRWAGNALTTNGVTRGRTLTVIATVDGGQGAASGVVSRSAVTADELEPLVRAAEAAAREAGPAEDAQPLVTGVPQSADFTDAPAETASGVFAAFAPALGEAFALARAGGRQLYGFAFHSVTSTYLGTSAGLRLRHDQPNGTLEVNAKSPDRTRSAWAGAATRDFTDVDPLALDAELAQRLAWAERRIDLPAGRYETLLPPSAVADLMVYQLWSSGARDAAEGRTVFSRAGGGTRVGEQLAALPLTLRSDPGEPGLESAPFVVAHASGDDASVFDNGLPVGPVDWLRDGTLRNLPTTRHSAALTGLPMAPAADNLILEGGGKRSLAEMVAGTERGLLLTCLWYIREVDPATLLLTGLTRDGVYLVEGGEVSGVVNNFRFNESPVDLLGRAVEAGRSERTLPREWSDYFTRAAAPALRVPDFNMSSVSQGV from the coding sequence ATGAGCACGACGACGAAGCCGCACGAGCTGGTCGAACGGGCGCTGGAGCTGTCGGCGGCGGACGGCTGTGTGGTCATCGCCGACGAGGAGTCCAGCGCCAATCTGCGCTGGGCCGGCAACGCGCTGACCACCAACGGGGTCACCCGCGGGCGGACGCTGACGGTCATCGCGACGGTGGACGGCGGGCAGGGCGCCGCCTCCGGGGTGGTGTCGCGCTCCGCGGTCACCGCGGACGAGCTGGAGCCGCTGGTGCGGGCGGCCGAGGCGGCGGCCCGCGAGGCAGGTCCCGCCGAGGACGCGCAGCCGCTGGTGACCGGGGTGCCGCAGTCCGCGGACTTCACCGACGCGCCGGCCGAGACCGCCTCGGGGGTCTTCGCGGCCTTCGCGCCCGCGCTCGGGGAGGCCTTCGCCCTCGCGCGGGCCGGCGGGCGGCAGCTGTACGGCTTCGCCTTCCACTCGGTGACCTCGACGTATCTGGGCACGTCGGCCGGGCTGCGGCTGCGGCACGACCAGCCGAACGGCACGCTGGAGGTCAACGCCAAGTCCCCCGACCGCACCCGGTCGGCGTGGGCGGGCGCGGCCACCCGGGACTTCACCGATGTCGACCCGCTGGCGCTGGACGCCGAACTGGCGCAGCGGCTGGCCTGGGCGGAGCGGCGGATCGACCTGCCGGCCGGGCGCTACGAGACGCTGCTGCCGCCGTCGGCGGTCGCCGACCTGATGGTCTACCAGCTGTGGTCCTCGGGCGCCCGGGACGCCGCGGAGGGCCGTACGGTCTTCAGCAGGGCCGGCGGCGGCACCCGGGTCGGCGAGCAGCTGGCGGCGCTGCCGCTGACGCTGCGCAGCGACCCGGGCGAGCCGGGCCTGGAGTCGGCGCCCTTCGTGGTCGCGCACGCGTCGGGCGACGACGCCTCGGTCTTCGACAACGGGCTGCCGGTCGGCCCGGTGGACTGGCTGCGGGACGGCACCCTGCGCAATCTGCCGACCACCCGGCACAGCGCCGCGCTGACCGGGCTGCCGATGGCGCCGGCGGCCGACAACCTGATCCTGGAGGGCGGCGGCAAGCGGTCGCTGGCCGAGATGGTGGCGGGCACCGAGCGCGGCCTGCTGCTGACCTGCCTGTGGTACATCCGCGAGGTCGATCCGGCGACGCTGCTGCTGACCGGCCTGACCAGGGACGGCGTCTACCTGGTCGAAGGCGGCGAGGTGTCGGGCGTGGTGAACAACTTCCGCTTCAACGAATCACCGGTCGACCTGCTGGGCCGGGCGGTCGAGGCGGGCCGCAGCGAGCGGACGCTGCCCCGCGAGTGGAGCGACTACTTCACCCGGGCGGCGGCGCCGGCGCTGCGGGTGCCGGACTTCAACATGAGTTCGGTCAGCCAGGGCGTCTGA